A single genomic interval of Pithys albifrons albifrons isolate INPA30051 chromosome 11, PitAlb_v1, whole genome shotgun sequence harbors:
- the SCG2 gene encoding secretogranin-2 isoform X1, translated as MGLMSFKGAQGGLCLHGSACTRRCQVLAEERMRNKKRMFMQQGNILNMAETKTFQPGAACALTFFFVLICWVDAASFQQHQLLQKDPDYVMKNLQRLPNPDMIKALEYIEDLRKQTNKGESSPDYNSYQSVPYLLQQKESMDQIHLPDNVRDSLTEDESQWVKVMLEALRQAEKESKTGPKENKPYGLSSDNFPAGVIDDYEAYKWPERWQKYLKMPFGHYEESSRDSPFKRTNEIVEEQYTPQSLATLESVFQELGKMAGPSNHKKERLDEDQKLYTDDEDDVYKVNNIAYEDVVGGEDWNPIEEKVESQTQEEIKDSKEEIDKHEEEIDNEMKRSGKLSFLEDEIRRDSKDQMSEDVSKLMNYYLKRLMGSPGRRLRTGGELEEKRASTFLDKQLDPQSIAQLIEISRNLQIPPEDLIDMLKAGEKKQLQSERLEAEQEAEFPEDLDEIAETNLGQSDIFKNNLNSKNGYMKQPLIPENLPEDLNIEDIVSLLGNDNLANQNPSYLLNHLNQENDLPRLSYIPRRLKGHLFPKAAWMNDLERRQMEYEKLNEKDEELADYLAKVLAKYPEVINTNQMKRVPAPASESNLQEDDHLEQAIREHLNQLGPQETAKLASLSKRLSMAGEADDTQNRQYLDEDMLAKVLEYLKQEKSELERDHITKRAMENM; from the coding sequence gaaatattttaaatatggcAGAAACTAAAACGttccagcctggagcagcctgCGCTCTCACCTTTTTCTTTGTCCTAATCTGTTGGGTTGATGCAGCTTCCTTCCAGCAGCATCAGCTGCTTCAAAAAGATCCAGACTATGTAATGAAAAACTTACAAAGACTCCCAAATCCTGATATGATCAAAGCATTGGAATACATAGAAGACCTTCGCAAGCAAACTAACAAAGGAGAAAGCAGCCCTGATTACAACTCTTATCAAAGTGTCCCATATCTCCTGCAACAGAAGGAAAGTATGGATCAGATTCACCTACCAGATAATGTAAGGGATTCTTTGACTGAAGATGAGTCCCAATGGGTTAAGGTAATGTTGGAAGCCTTGCGGCAAGCTGAGAAAGAGTCAAAAACTGGCCCAAAGGAGAATAAACCTTATGGTCTAAGTTCAGATAACTTTCCAGCTGGAGTAATTGATGATTATGAGGCTTACAAGTGGCCTGAGAGGTGGCAAAAGTATCTCAAAATGCCATTTGGGCACTATGAAGAGAGTTCAAGAGACAGCCCTTTCAAGCGTACTAATGAAATTGTGGAAGAGCAATACACCCCCCAAAGCCTTGCTACGCTGGAGTCTGTGTTTCAGGAGTTGGGGAAGATGGCAGGACCTAGTAACCACAAGAAAGAAAGGCTGGATGAGGACCAGAAACTGTATAcagatgatgaagatgatgtATATAAAGTGAATAACATTGCCTATGAAGATGTGGTTGGAGGAGAAGATTGGAATCCCATAGAAGAAAAAGTGGAAAGCCAAACCCAGGAAGAGATAAAAGATAGCAAAGAGGAAATTGATAAACATGAAGAGGAAATTGACAATGAAATGAAAAGATCAGGGAAACTCAGCTTCCTTGAGGATGAAATAAGAAGAGACAGTAAAGATCAAATGTCAGAGGATGTTTCAAAGCTAATGAATTATTACCTGAAGAGGCTAATGGGTAGTCCTGGAAGGAGACTAAGGACTGGAGGAGAACTTGAGGAAAAGAGAGCATCAACATTTTTGGATAAACAACTTGATCCTCAGTCTATTGCTCAGCTGATAGAAATCTCAAGGAATTTACAAATTCCTCCTGAGGATTTAATAGACATGTtgaaagctggagaaaaaaagcagcttcagAGTGAAAGGTTGGAAGCTGAGCAGGAAGCAGAATTCCCAGAAGACCTTGACGAGATAGCTGAAACCAATCTAGGACAGAgtgatatatttaaaaataatctgaacTCTAAAAACGGGTACATGAAGCAGCCTCTTATTCCAGAAAATCTACCTGAAGACCTCAATATTGAAGATATTGTCAGTCTTCTGGGAAATGACAATTTAGCTAATCAGAATCCCTCCTACCTACTCAATCATCTTAATCAAGAAAATGATTTGCCAAGACTGTCTTACATTCCCAGAAGATTGAAAGGCCACCTGTTTCCTAAAGCTGCTTGGATGAATGATTTGGAAAGACGACAAATGGAATATGAGAAACTGAATGAGAAGGATGAAGAACTAGCTGATTATTTGGCAAAGGTGTTGGCAAAATATCCGGAAGTAATCAATACAAACCAGATGAAACGAGTCCCAGCTCCAGCTTCTGAAAGCAACCTGCAGGAAGATGATCACCTGGAGCAGGCCATCAGAGAGCACCTAAATCAACTGGGACCACAGGAGACTGCAAAGTTGGCTTCGCTCAGCAAAAGGCTTTCCATGGCTGGGGAAGCTGATGACACGCAAAACAGGCAGTATCTGGATGAGGATATGCTAGCAAAGGTGCTAGAATATCTAAAACAGGAGAAATCAGAGCTTGAAAGAGATCACATTACCAAGCGAGCAATGGAAAACATGTAA
- the SCG2 gene encoding secretogranin-2 isoform X2 translates to MAETKTFQPGAACALTFFFVLICWVDAASFQQHQLLQKDPDYVMKNLQRLPNPDMIKALEYIEDLRKQTNKGESSPDYNSYQSVPYLLQQKESMDQIHLPDNVRDSLTEDESQWVKVMLEALRQAEKESKTGPKENKPYGLSSDNFPAGVIDDYEAYKWPERWQKYLKMPFGHYEESSRDSPFKRTNEIVEEQYTPQSLATLESVFQELGKMAGPSNHKKERLDEDQKLYTDDEDDVYKVNNIAYEDVVGGEDWNPIEEKVESQTQEEIKDSKEEIDKHEEEIDNEMKRSGKLSFLEDEIRRDSKDQMSEDVSKLMNYYLKRLMGSPGRRLRTGGELEEKRASTFLDKQLDPQSIAQLIEISRNLQIPPEDLIDMLKAGEKKQLQSERLEAEQEAEFPEDLDEIAETNLGQSDIFKNNLNSKNGYMKQPLIPENLPEDLNIEDIVSLLGNDNLANQNPSYLLNHLNQENDLPRLSYIPRRLKGHLFPKAAWMNDLERRQMEYEKLNEKDEELADYLAKVLAKYPEVINTNQMKRVPAPASESNLQEDDHLEQAIREHLNQLGPQETAKLASLSKRLSMAGEADDTQNRQYLDEDMLAKVLEYLKQEKSELERDHITKRAMENM, encoded by the coding sequence atggcAGAAACTAAAACGttccagcctggagcagcctgCGCTCTCACCTTTTTCTTTGTCCTAATCTGTTGGGTTGATGCAGCTTCCTTCCAGCAGCATCAGCTGCTTCAAAAAGATCCAGACTATGTAATGAAAAACTTACAAAGACTCCCAAATCCTGATATGATCAAAGCATTGGAATACATAGAAGACCTTCGCAAGCAAACTAACAAAGGAGAAAGCAGCCCTGATTACAACTCTTATCAAAGTGTCCCATATCTCCTGCAACAGAAGGAAAGTATGGATCAGATTCACCTACCAGATAATGTAAGGGATTCTTTGACTGAAGATGAGTCCCAATGGGTTAAGGTAATGTTGGAAGCCTTGCGGCAAGCTGAGAAAGAGTCAAAAACTGGCCCAAAGGAGAATAAACCTTATGGTCTAAGTTCAGATAACTTTCCAGCTGGAGTAATTGATGATTATGAGGCTTACAAGTGGCCTGAGAGGTGGCAAAAGTATCTCAAAATGCCATTTGGGCACTATGAAGAGAGTTCAAGAGACAGCCCTTTCAAGCGTACTAATGAAATTGTGGAAGAGCAATACACCCCCCAAAGCCTTGCTACGCTGGAGTCTGTGTTTCAGGAGTTGGGGAAGATGGCAGGACCTAGTAACCACAAGAAAGAAAGGCTGGATGAGGACCAGAAACTGTATAcagatgatgaagatgatgtATATAAAGTGAATAACATTGCCTATGAAGATGTGGTTGGAGGAGAAGATTGGAATCCCATAGAAGAAAAAGTGGAAAGCCAAACCCAGGAAGAGATAAAAGATAGCAAAGAGGAAATTGATAAACATGAAGAGGAAATTGACAATGAAATGAAAAGATCAGGGAAACTCAGCTTCCTTGAGGATGAAATAAGAAGAGACAGTAAAGATCAAATGTCAGAGGATGTTTCAAAGCTAATGAATTATTACCTGAAGAGGCTAATGGGTAGTCCTGGAAGGAGACTAAGGACTGGAGGAGAACTTGAGGAAAAGAGAGCATCAACATTTTTGGATAAACAACTTGATCCTCAGTCTATTGCTCAGCTGATAGAAATCTCAAGGAATTTACAAATTCCTCCTGAGGATTTAATAGACATGTtgaaagctggagaaaaaaagcagcttcagAGTGAAAGGTTGGAAGCTGAGCAGGAAGCAGAATTCCCAGAAGACCTTGACGAGATAGCTGAAACCAATCTAGGACAGAgtgatatatttaaaaataatctgaacTCTAAAAACGGGTACATGAAGCAGCCTCTTATTCCAGAAAATCTACCTGAAGACCTCAATATTGAAGATATTGTCAGTCTTCTGGGAAATGACAATTTAGCTAATCAGAATCCCTCCTACCTACTCAATCATCTTAATCAAGAAAATGATTTGCCAAGACTGTCTTACATTCCCAGAAGATTGAAAGGCCACCTGTTTCCTAAAGCTGCTTGGATGAATGATTTGGAAAGACGACAAATGGAATATGAGAAACTGAATGAGAAGGATGAAGAACTAGCTGATTATTTGGCAAAGGTGTTGGCAAAATATCCGGAAGTAATCAATACAAACCAGATGAAACGAGTCCCAGCTCCAGCTTCTGAAAGCAACCTGCAGGAAGATGATCACCTGGAGCAGGCCATCAGAGAGCACCTAAATCAACTGGGACCACAGGAGACTGCAAAGTTGGCTTCGCTCAGCAAAAGGCTTTCCATGGCTGGGGAAGCTGATGACACGCAAAACAGGCAGTATCTGGATGAGGATATGCTAGCAAAGGTGCTAGAATATCTAAAACAGGAGAAATCAGAGCTTGAAAGAGATCACATTACCAAGCGAGCAATGGAAAACATGTAA